One Siniperca chuatsi isolate FFG_IHB_CAS linkage group LG3, ASM2008510v1, whole genome shotgun sequence genomic region harbors:
- the LOC122872134 gene encoding bifunctional apoptosis regulator-like, whose product MLDQIEWDSSDEGLGGSMEDPPHLSEFPHSKPSTTNISEHEFSCHCCYDILVNPTTLTCGHNFCRHCLALWWESSHKNECPECREKWEGFPKINILLRDATDKLFSEVVQRRRAEIQANPKISRSLLAFQRYGDNLGRSRTNQHKGAGFFFSGVLTALTCVAVMVLVYHWSSGVVEQHDPLISKPVSRWTPEEVASWLEHLGPWAQLYREPFQQENVNGRLLLMLGDEELLKPPYSIENQSHRRAVLAELDRVKTLGVKPPQNLWEYKAANAGKSLFLLYALKRSPRLTLFYLYLFDYSETFLPFLHTCCPAIANIDKSMESSFLNTQLEPSWRQWAEFLVKYLLLPYQLIAEFAWDWLAVHYWTSRFIIVNAMLLSVLEGCALWTLWTRARIRTLPRKMWNHLWKMLSQGFAFALLWPFVPQFVCNCLFYWALYFSPIINIDLVVQQLMHPETQAL is encoded by the exons ATGTTGGACCAGATAGAGTGGGATTCATCAGATGAAGGTCTTGGAGGTTCAATGGAAGATCCTCCTCACTTATCTGAATTTCCTCATTCGAAGCCCTCCACCACCAACATCTCAGAACATGAATTCTCGTGTCACTGTTGCTATGACATCTTAGTGAACCCCACCACCCTGACCTGCGGCCATAACTTTTGCCGCCACTGTCTGGCTCTGTGGTGGGAATCCTCTCACAAGAATGAGTGCCCAGAGTGCCGGGAGAAGTGGGAAGGCtttcctaaaatcaacataCTGCTGAG GGATGCAACTGACAAGCTGTTCAGTGAGGTTGTTCAGCGGAGGAGAGCAGAGATCCAGGCTAACCCCAAAATCTCCCGGAGCTTGCTGGCCTTCCAGAG GTATGGTGACAACTTGGGTAGATCCAGGACAAACCAGCACAAAGGAGCAGGCTTCTTCTTTTCTGGAGTCCTAACTGCACTCACTTGTGTGGCT gtgatGGTGCTGGTGTATCACTGGAGCAGTGGTGTGGTGGAGCAGCATGACCCGTTGATCAGTAAACCCGTGTCTCGCTGGACGCCGGAGGAAGTCGCATCCTGGCTGGAACACTTGGGGCCCTGGGCCCAGCTTTACAGAGAACCCTTTCAGCAGGAGAATGTCAATGGGAG GCTGCTGTTGATGCTGGGAGACGAAGAGTTGTTAAAACCTCCTTATAGCATTGAAAATCAATCTCACCGACGGGCTGTTCTGGCTGAACTGGACAGGGTTAAAACCCTGGGGGTCAAACCTCCGCAGAACCTCTGGGAATACAAG GCTGCTAATGCAGGGAAGTCTCTGTTTTTGCTGTATGCACTGAAGCGCTCCCCTCGTCTCACACTCTTCTATTTGTATTTATTCGACTACTCGGAAACCTTCCTGCCCTTCCTGCATACCTGCTGTCCGGCCATTGCAAACATCGACAAGTCAATGGAGAGCAGCTTCCTCAACACACAG TTGGAGCCCAGCTGGCGACAGTGGGCAGAGTTTCTTGTAAAGTACCTCCTGCTTCCATACCAGCTGATAGCTGAGTTTGCTTGGGACTGGCTGGCCGTCCACTACTGGACATCTCGCTTCATTATTGTTAACGCCatgctgctgtctgtgctgGAAGGCTGCGCCCTGTGGACACTCTGGACAAGAGCAAGGATCAG GACTCTGCCACGCAAGATGTGGAACCACTTGTGGAAGATGCTATCTCAGGGGTTTGCCTTCGCCCTCCTGTGGCCTTTTGTCCCTCAGTTTGTGTGCAACTGCCTCTTCTACTGGGCTCTCTACTTCAGTCCCATCATTAATATAGATCTGGTGGTGCAGCAGTTAATGCACCCAGAAACACAGGCACTATAA